The genomic stretch GCTCAATGCATGGGTTGGTTTGTGGCGAAAAGGCGTTATACCTAACTCCTCAATCACATTATCTACTCTTCGTTTTACCTCCTCCTGGCTTAACTCCAGATTACAGGCACCAAAGGATATCTCCTGATAGACACTGGAGGCAAATAGCTGATTATCCGGATCCTGAAATACAATTCCTACTTTGCTTCGAAGCTCTAAAAGTTCTTTTCTCTTATATATAACCGGCTTCCCTTTATAGTTTATCGTTCCACTCTGGGGTCTTAAAATCCCGTTGAGACATAAAAACAGTGTGGACTTGCCAGACCCGTTCCCACCTACAAAAGCCAGCTTTTCTCCTTGCCTGACTGTAAGACTTAGTCCATTTAAAGCTTTCGTTCCATCGCTGTAAGTATAAGTAATCTTATCGATTTCTAAGACATTCATATGTTTCTCCAATTCCTGGGATTCAACTCTCAAACTATATTTTTTAGAGAATAGCTGCATATAC from Anaerocolumna sp. AGMB13020 encodes the following:
- a CDS encoding energy-coupling factor ABC transporter ATP-binding protein, giving the protein MNVLEIDKITYTYSDGTKALNGLSLTVRQGEKLAFVGGNGSGKSTLFLCLNGILRPQSGTINYKGKPVIYKRKELLELRSKVGIVFQDPDNQLFASSVYQEISFGACNLELSQEEVKRRVDNVIEELGITPFRHKPTHALSGGQKKQVALADILVMEPEILIMDEPVSALDPLHTKLLNEKLEELPEKGITVIVATHDMNFALKWADRIVMLKDGNIIREGNPADIFQEEELLKETNLSQPEVITLFNKLIEKKILKETLPVPRNLKELEGYLTD